The following DNA comes from Coleofasciculus chthonoplastes PCC 7420.
GAGGTAACAACTCAGCTTCGGGAGCATAGCAAAAGTGATGAGGAGATATAGGTTTAAGGGTTGTTTTCAGCCAATCGGCAAAACTATGCACTATTGGGGATATCGGGTCATTGGTTCAGTGTTAGGTGGCACGTTACTCAGTGTGGCAGCTAACATCGCCAGTCCTGAGAGTATTGCCCAAGCGCAAACAAACCCACCAGCCAATCAAAAAAGCTCGTTAGGAGAATCACTCCTAAATAACATGCTGGGGGCTGATGCCCTGCGCCCCCAAAACTCTGCCCCAAACACAACTCAACCCGCACAAACAGCACCGACATCGACGCCTAGTCGTGGTAGACAAATCGTTCAAGCCACAACCTTTCCAGATATTCAAGGCAATTGGGCGCAAGCCTTTATCGAAGCCCTAGCCTCACGGGGAATCATTCGCGGATTTCCCGATGGGACATTTCGACCTAACGCCCCAGTCACCCGCGCTCAGTTTGCGGCGATGATTCGTCAGGCGTTTGAGCAACCCTTGGAACGTCCAGCCACTCAGTTTTCGGATATCCCAGCTAACTTCTGGGCATTGGATGCGATTCAAGAAGCCTATCGCATGGGATTTATGGAAGGATATCCCAATAATATTTTCCTTCCGGATCAAAATATCCCGCGTGTGCAAGTGCTAGTGGCATTAGTCAGTGGGTTGGATTTATCGGCTCCTGCTCAAAGCACAGCCCTATTAAATCAAGCCTTTCAGGATGCCGCTCAAATTCCGGACTGGGCGCAGAGTAGCGTCGCGGCAGCAACGGTGAACCAGATGGTGGTAAATTACCCGAATGTGGCATTCTTGAATCCGAATCAGACTGCCACTCGTGCCGATGTAGCTGCCTTTATTTACCAAGCATTAGTCAGCCAAAATCAATTACCCCAAATTCCGCCCACCACTGTGGCAAGTCGTTACATTGTGGGGTACGAACCCATTGCCCAAGAACCACCACCACCGACACCAGAACAACTTGCTGCTTTGCGACGGCAGTATCTCTTGCCAGCACCGCCTGTGGAGGAACAATTGCGTCGGATTGTACGCGGAGGTTCCAGTATTAATACTCCTACAGCCTTTGGCGCTCAAACGGGAAATATATTCTTCGGTGCTACCTATCAAGAGCAAGTGCGGTTTTTCGATGAAGACGATGGTGCTGTTGTGGTCGGTTTTGGCGTCGGTGATGCGAGGAGAATCGTTGCTCTAGAAACCGCCGTTTCAATTTATGA
Coding sequences within:
- a CDS encoding S-layer homology domain-containing protein; the encoded protein is MHYWGYRVIGSVLGGTLLSVAANIASPESIAQAQTNPPANQKSSLGESLLNNMLGADALRPQNSAPNTTQPAQTAPTSTPSRGRQIVQATTFPDIQGNWAQAFIEALASRGIIRGFPDGTFRPNAPVTRAQFAAMIRQAFEQPLERPATQFSDIPANFWALDAIQEAYRMGFMEGYPNNIFLPDQNIPRVQVLVALVSGLDLSAPAQSTALLNQAFQDAAQIPDWAQSSVAAATVNQMVVNYPNVAFLNPNQTATRADVAAFIYQALVSQNQLPQIPPTTVASRYIVGYEPIAQEPPPPTPEQLAALRRQYLLPAPPVEEQLRRIVRGGSSINTPTAFGAQTGNIFFGATYQEQVRFFDEDDGAVVVGFGVGDARRIVALETAVSIYDLFGDTFEDGGVSFKLHRLIGDDLAVAVGVENAIVWGNTDGDQSVYGVVSKVFRLREDSSEPLSRLTASVGLGGGRFRSLDDIEDKEGSTNVFGSIGLQVVEPVTLIADWTGQDLYLGASIVPIQGVPLVITPAVADVTGNAGDEPRFILGIGYGLSF